From one Cryptosporangium minutisporangium genomic stretch:
- a CDS encoding aldehyde dehydrogenase family protein, with the protein MGFPDSVDWAARAARLALPPGVFVGGEYRETAGTRTVVTPRDGSTLGELPWAGVEDADAAVAQARRAFDHGPWPRLHARERGEILQRFAALVDARRDELALLVSLEMGKPIRVAYDVELRALVRTLRYYGELADKEHGEITPTVDGELSLVTREPAGVVAAVVPWNFPLTLAGWKIAPALAAGCTVVVKTAEQSPLSMQRVAEIGTEAGLPAGVLNVLNGDGPSVGRALGEHPQVDILTFTGSTNVGRHFLRYSADSNLKRVLLELGGKSPNIVLPDAPDLDAAADTAAWAIFFNSGEMCTAGSRLIVHRDVAEQVVDRIVAACGSWAPGDPLDPSTRMGPIVDERSLQRILTQLGDGLAAGGTLRAGGARVDVPGPYLEPTVVTGLAAGNPLVRDELFAPVLAVLVVDDEDEAVRVAGNTAYGLAAAVWTSDLGTAHRVSRRLKAGTVWVNCYEEGDLSVPFGGVKLSGFGRDKSRHALAEYTDLKTTWIRHG; encoded by the coding sequence ATGGGCTTCCCGGACTCCGTCGACTGGGCGGCCCGCGCCGCGAGACTCGCGCTTCCGCCGGGCGTCTTCGTCGGCGGCGAGTACCGCGAGACCGCCGGGACCCGCACCGTCGTCACCCCCCGCGACGGCAGCACCCTGGGTGAGCTCCCCTGGGCGGGGGTGGAGGACGCCGACGCCGCGGTCGCGCAGGCTCGCCGGGCGTTCGACCACGGCCCCTGGCCCCGTCTGCACGCGCGTGAGCGCGGGGAGATCCTGCAACGGTTCGCCGCTCTGGTCGACGCCCGCCGCGACGAGTTGGCCCTTCTGGTCAGCCTCGAGATGGGCAAGCCAATCCGGGTCGCGTACGACGTCGAGCTGCGCGCCTTGGTCCGCACGCTGCGCTACTACGGGGAGCTGGCCGACAAGGAGCACGGCGAGATCACACCCACCGTCGACGGTGAGCTGTCGCTGGTGACGCGCGAGCCCGCCGGCGTGGTCGCGGCCGTGGTGCCGTGGAACTTCCCGCTCACGCTGGCCGGGTGGAAGATCGCTCCGGCGCTCGCCGCCGGATGCACGGTGGTCGTGAAGACCGCCGAGCAATCACCGCTGTCGATGCAGCGCGTCGCCGAGATCGGCACCGAGGCCGGATTACCGGCCGGCGTCCTCAACGTGCTCAACGGCGACGGCCCGAGCGTCGGCCGGGCCCTGGGTGAGCACCCGCAGGTGGACATCCTGACGTTCACCGGCTCGACGAACGTCGGCCGACACTTCCTGCGCTACTCGGCCGACAGCAACCTCAAGCGAGTCCTCCTCGAGCTCGGGGGCAAGTCGCCGAACATCGTCCTGCCCGACGCCCCGGATCTCGACGCCGCCGCCGACACCGCTGCCTGGGCCATCTTCTTCAACAGCGGTGAGATGTGCACGGCCGGATCCCGGCTCATCGTGCACCGGGACGTGGCGGAACAGGTGGTGGATCGCATCGTCGCGGCGTGCGGCTCCTGGGCGCCGGGCGACCCGCTCGACCCGTCGACCCGGATGGGCCCGATCGTCGACGAACGGTCACTCCAGCGCATCCTGACCCAGCTGGGTGACGGGCTGGCAGCCGGGGGCACGCTCCGGGCCGGCGGAGCCCGGGTCGACGTGCCGGGACCGTACCTGGAGCCGACCGTGGTGACGGGACTGGCCGCCGGCAATCCGCTCGTGCGCGACGAGTTGTTCGCACCCGTACTCGCGGTCCTCGTGGTCGACGACGAGGACGAGGCGGTGCGCGTGGCAGGCAACACGGCCTACGGGCTCGCGGCGGCCGTGTGGACGTCCGACCTCGGCACCGCGCATCGGGTCTCCCGTCGGCTCAAAGCCGGCACGGTCTGGGTGAACTGCTATGAAGAGGGCGACCTGAGCGTCCCGTTCGGAGGGGTCAAGCTCTCCGGCTTCGGGCGGGACAAGTCCCGGCACGCGCTGGCCGAGTACACCGATCTGAAGACCACCTGGATCAGGCATGGCTGA
- a CDS encoding cytochrome P450, with protein MPPHAPVPLSDVDLSDIDGFADLRGYAQFDTLRAEDPVHWNDEKDGAGFWAVTRYADIWAVDRDVETFTSEKFVNLEDVDDDLRDFRRSLLETDGSRHQALRRLIQREFTPRNLLKNYESFLRQLTRQTVDRALATAAANDGRIDFVKEISADFPIQVLARLLDVPPEDTPQLIAWGNEMVANTDPDYAKVRADLAESERYRHLPFRSPSVQEVWDYGNSLKDARVGGHGTDLVSILANKLPDDGVPLSQQDFNNYFSLLVIAGNETTRHAISNSMLGLMEQPEQLRLLQQRPELLTTAVEELLRWASPVYHFRRTATRDVELGGKQIKKDDKVVMWFASGNRDEAVFEDPYSIDVTRTNVDHMTFGKGSPHLCMGSNLARMEIRLMFEELLPRLERIELVGEVRRIRSNFVNGIKAFPVRISAAA; from the coding sequence ATGCCCCCCCACGCCCCAGTTCCGCTCTCCGACGTCGACCTCTCCGACATCGACGGCTTCGCCGACCTGCGCGGCTACGCCCAGTTCGACACCCTGCGCGCCGAGGACCCCGTGCACTGGAACGACGAGAAAGACGGCGCGGGATTCTGGGCGGTGACCCGATATGCGGATATCTGGGCCGTCGATCGCGACGTCGAGACGTTCACGTCGGAGAAGTTCGTCAACCTCGAAGACGTCGACGACGACCTCCGCGACTTCCGGCGATCGCTGCTGGAGACCGACGGCAGCCGGCACCAGGCGCTGCGCCGGCTGATCCAGCGCGAGTTCACGCCGCGCAATCTCCTGAAGAACTACGAGAGTTTTCTGCGCCAGCTCACCAGGCAGACCGTCGACCGCGCGCTCGCGACGGCCGCGGCGAACGACGGCAGGATCGACTTCGTCAAGGAGATCAGCGCCGACTTCCCGATCCAGGTGCTCGCCCGCCTGCTCGACGTCCCGCCGGAGGACACCCCGCAGCTGATCGCATGGGGCAACGAGATGGTCGCCAACACCGACCCCGACTACGCGAAGGTGCGGGCGGACCTGGCCGAGTCGGAGAGGTACCGGCACTTGCCTTTCCGCTCGCCGAGCGTGCAGGAGGTGTGGGACTACGGCAACAGTCTCAAGGACGCGCGAGTCGGTGGCCACGGCACCGACCTCGTCTCGATCCTGGCGAACAAACTCCCGGACGACGGAGTGCCCCTCAGCCAGCAGGACTTCAACAACTACTTCTCGCTCCTGGTGATCGCGGGCAACGAGACCACCCGGCACGCGATCAGCAACTCGATGCTCGGCCTGATGGAGCAGCCCGAGCAGCTGCGGCTCCTGCAGCAGCGGCCCGAGTTACTCACGACGGCGGTCGAGGAGCTGCTGCGCTGGGCGTCCCCGGTCTACCACTTCCGCCGGACGGCCACCCGCGACGTCGAACTCGGCGGGAAGCAGATCAAGAAGGACGACAAGGTCGTGATGTGGTTCGCCTCCGGCAACCGCGACGAGGCGGTCTTCGAGGATCCCTACTCGATCGACGTCACCCGCACCAACGTCGACCACATGACGTTCGGCAAGGGGAGCCCCCACCTGTGCATGGGCAGCAACCTAGCGCGGATGGAGATCCGCCTGATGTTCGAGGAACTCCTCCCCCGACTCGAGCGGATCGAGCTGGTGGGTGAGGTGCGCCGGATCCGCAGCAACTTCGTCAACGGCATCAAGGCGTTCCCGGTGCGGATCAGCGCGGCCGCTTGA
- a CDS encoding PDR/VanB family oxidoreductase produces the protein MTVTQTVVREIETELVVRSAEQEADGVVALTLSRPDAGDLPDWTPGAHIDLVLDDGLVRQYSLCGRSGDAASWRIAVLRAPESRGGSLRVHELKAGSVVCVRGPRNHFPVAASRRYLFIAGGIGITPLLAMINAVDAAGAEWELHYGGRQRKSMAFTAELARFGDRVRIVPEDERGLLDLDALLGRPRADTLVYACGPEGLLSAVEERCASWPPGSLHVERFAARPAESVGAESSFEVVLQHSGTTVEVPPGRSVFDAVREAGVSVLGSCLEGICGTCETEVVDGEVDHRDSVLSDAERDANDVMMICVSRCKGPRLTLAL, from the coding sequence GTGACTGTCACGCAGACGGTCGTGCGCGAAATCGAGACCGAGCTGGTCGTCCGGAGCGCCGAGCAGGAGGCCGACGGCGTGGTGGCATTGACGCTGAGCCGACCTGACGCCGGTGACCTGCCGGACTGGACGCCCGGGGCGCATATCGACCTGGTTCTCGACGACGGGTTGGTCCGCCAGTACTCACTGTGCGGCCGGAGCGGCGACGCCGCTTCCTGGCGTATCGCCGTTCTCCGGGCCCCGGAGAGCCGCGGTGGCTCCCTTCGGGTCCACGAGCTGAAGGCGGGCAGCGTCGTGTGCGTCCGCGGCCCGCGCAACCATTTCCCCGTTGCGGCGTCCCGGCGTTATCTCTTCATCGCCGGCGGCATCGGCATCACCCCGCTGCTCGCGATGATCAACGCGGTCGACGCCGCCGGAGCCGAGTGGGAACTCCACTACGGAGGCAGGCAGCGGAAGTCCATGGCCTTCACGGCCGAGCTGGCCCGGTTCGGTGACCGCGTCCGGATCGTGCCCGAGGACGAGCGCGGACTCCTGGACCTCGACGCGCTCCTCGGGAGGCCCCGAGCCGACACGCTCGTCTACGCGTGTGGACCCGAGGGACTCTTGAGCGCCGTGGAAGAGCGCTGCGCCTCCTGGCCGCCCGGAAGCTTGCACGTGGAGCGGTTCGCGGCGCGCCCGGCCGAGTCGGTCGGTGCGGAGAGCTCGTTCGAGGTGGTGCTGCAGCACTCCGGCACGACGGTGGAGGTGCCGCCGGGCAGGTCCGTCTTCGACGCGGTCCGCGAGGCCGGGGTGAGCGTTCTCGGCTCCTGCCTGGAGGGCATCTGCGGAACCTGTGAAACCGAGGTCGTCGACGGCGAGGTCGACCACCGCGACTCGGTGCTGAGCGACGCCGAGCGGGACGCGAACGACGTGATGATGATCTGCGTGTCCCGCTGCAAGGGCCCACGTCTCACCCTCGCCCTGTGA
- a CDS encoding glutamine synthetase family protein, with the protein MAHFDTSGLQPAQERLVAEGIDVVRLGYADLIGVDRGRDVLVNHFPRTVGGGVAFCRSVFGTTPRGGVVDFEGGLSAGLPDVVAFPDLSTLRPLPWEPGVAHCIADVFNPDGTPALESPRQVLRQLCEQFATESITPVVGPELEFYLLAENPASPSGWQRYGEGTGNVYTSGRKGDPENVLLESLRQLGDYGIDVVAANHEFSSGQFEINLWHGNALDAADRAHRFKDAVKELARRRGHLATFMPKPFNDEGGSGYHLHLSLQDSDGASLFDEPSAPDGLSPVAHHVIGGILAHAPAIAAVANPTINSYKRFGPDTLAPWLIDWGLDNRSAMVRIPPERGSAARLELRLGDASANSYLAIAGMLAGALLGIRDKTEPPEVLVGYGYDTSRAAKLPQSLSEALDALEADDEIVDLLGRPFVNAFLAYKRDEIERFRTWITDWEFQEYTYHI; encoded by the coding sequence GTGGCTCACTTCGACACGTCGGGACTCCAGCCGGCTCAGGAACGGCTCGTCGCCGAGGGCATCGACGTCGTCCGGCTCGGTTACGCGGACCTGATCGGCGTCGATCGCGGGCGCGACGTCTTGGTCAACCACTTCCCGCGGACCGTCGGGGGCGGTGTGGCCTTCTGCCGCTCGGTGTTCGGCACGACGCCGCGCGGAGGTGTCGTCGACTTCGAAGGGGGCCTGTCCGCGGGCCTGCCCGACGTCGTCGCCTTCCCCGACCTGAGCACCTTGCGTCCACTGCCCTGGGAGCCCGGCGTCGCGCACTGCATTGCCGACGTCTTCAACCCCGACGGTACGCCGGCGCTGGAGAGCCCGCGCCAGGTCCTGCGCCAGCTGTGCGAGCAGTTCGCGACCGAGTCGATCACCCCCGTCGTCGGGCCCGAGCTGGAGTTCTACCTGCTGGCGGAGAACCCGGCGTCCCCCTCCGGATGGCAGCGCTACGGCGAGGGCACGGGCAACGTCTACACCTCGGGACGCAAGGGCGATCCGGAGAACGTCCTGCTCGAGTCGCTGCGCCAGTTGGGCGACTACGGAATCGACGTGGTGGCGGCCAACCACGAGTTCTCGTCCGGGCAGTTCGAGATCAACCTCTGGCACGGCAACGCCCTGGACGCCGCGGACCGCGCCCACCGCTTCAAGGACGCCGTCAAGGAACTAGCCCGTCGGCGGGGGCATCTGGCCACCTTCATGCCGAAGCCGTTCAACGACGAGGGCGGCTCCGGCTACCACCTACACCTCTCGCTCCAGGATTCCGACGGCGCCTCGCTCTTCGACGAGCCGTCCGCGCCGGACGGGCTCTCCCCGGTGGCTCACCACGTGATCGGCGGAATCCTGGCGCACGCCCCCGCCATCGCCGCGGTCGCCAACCCCACGATCAACTCGTACAAGAGGTTCGGCCCGGACACGCTGGCCCCGTGGTTGATCGACTGGGGCCTGGACAACCGCAGTGCGATGGTGCGGATCCCGCCCGAGCGAGGGTCCGCGGCTCGCCTGGAACTGCGTCTGGGCGATGCCAGCGCCAATTCCTACCTCGCGATCGCCGGCATGCTCGCGGGCGCACTCCTGGGTATTCGCGACAAGACCGAGCCGCCGGAAGTCCTGGTCGGCTACGGCTACGACACCTCACGCGCGGCCAAGCTGCCGCAGAGCTTGTCGGAAGCCCTCGACGCCCTCGAAGCCGACGACGAGATCGTCGACCTGCTGGGACGCCCGTTCGTCAATGCGTTCCTCGCCTACAAGCGCGACGAGATCGAGCGGTTCCGCACCTGGATCACCGACTGGGAGTTCCAGGAATACACGTACCACATCTGA
- a CDS encoding fumarylacetoacetate hydrolase family protein, whose protein sequence is MTTRETRRILLDGNPVDVVRRGDDLVAGDGRVVAIADAQHLPPVTPTKIVCVHLNYLSRVEELMTALPPAPTYFHKPVSALNSHDAAVVRPEGCKWLNYEGEVAIVIGRTCRNIAPHDAGDYIRGYTVANDYGLHDFRDTDAGSMLRVKGADTLCPIGPGVVEGWDFRGKRIRTLVNGEVRQDGSTDEMKWDMHYLVADIARTITLQPGDLLLSGTPAISRTVYPGDVVEVEVEGLGVLRNHVVSGPTPIRTDVGAQPTESEEVLSTAQGGDWEFRGVRKPLPAAH, encoded by the coding sequence GTGACCACCCGTGAGACCCGCCGCATCCTTCTCGACGGCAACCCGGTCGACGTCGTCCGCCGCGGTGACGACCTGGTGGCCGGTGACGGCCGCGTCGTCGCGATCGCCGACGCCCAGCACCTGCCGCCGGTCACTCCGACCAAGATCGTCTGCGTCCACCTGAACTACCTCAGCCGGGTCGAAGAGCTGATGACGGCCCTCCCGCCCGCCCCCACCTACTTCCACAAACCGGTGTCCGCGCTGAACTCGCACGACGCCGCCGTGGTGCGTCCGGAGGGTTGCAAGTGGCTCAACTACGAGGGTGAGGTCGCCATCGTCATCGGTCGCACCTGCCGAAACATCGCCCCCCACGACGCCGGCGACTACATCCGCGGTTACACCGTCGCCAACGACTACGGGTTGCACGACTTCCGAGACACCGACGCCGGGTCGATGCTCCGGGTCAAGGGCGCCGACACGCTGTGCCCGATCGGCCCCGGCGTGGTCGAAGGATGGGACTTCCGGGGCAAGCGGATCCGCACGCTCGTCAACGGTGAAGTACGCCAGGACGGCAGCACCGACGAGATGAAGTGGGACATGCACTACCTCGTCGCCGACATCGCGCGCACGATCACGCTGCAACCCGGCGACCTCCTGCTGTCCGGCACACCCGCCATCTCCCGCACGGTCTACCCGGGCGACGTGGTCGAGGTGGAGGTCGAAGGCCTGGGCGTGCTGCGCAACCACGTCGTCAGCGGCCCGACGCCGATCCGGACGGACGTCGGGGCCCAGCCCACCGAGTCCGAAGAGGTGCTCTCCACGGCGCAGGGCGGCGACTGGGAGTTCCGGGGCGTCCGTAAGCCTCTCCCCGCGGCGCATTGA
- a CDS encoding catechol 1,2-dioxygenase, giving the protein MGDVVGAGLLAHVPTIVLSEETRRELNHGEDSTLVSGLRQLRREVFETLDYDTVVVLDSHWATTVEFVVTAQDRRSGLFTSEELPRGMQRRPYDFPGDPDLAHLIASKAEKHSTWITAIDDHSLPIFYATTNLWEFLGQGLPEKRWISIGVCQTADGEDAYRLGRALGDAIADSDRKAVLIASGAMSHTFWPLRQLRDHEAAGREHIHSREALAADLERIEWLEAGDHKRVIDTMPEFLRVRPEAKFMHYQMMIGALGEEQCTAPARQYGEYENSVGTGQVHLWFDRPDGGFPSPKATPVDPDFVRQSGGPDLPAAG; this is encoded by the coding sequence ATGGGTGACGTAGTCGGCGCCGGGCTCCTGGCACACGTCCCGACAATCGTGCTATCGGAAGAGACCCGGCGCGAACTCAACCACGGCGAGGACTCCACTCTCGTCTCCGGCCTACGCCAACTGCGCCGCGAGGTGTTCGAGACCCTCGATTACGACACGGTCGTCGTACTCGACTCGCACTGGGCCACGACCGTCGAGTTCGTGGTGACGGCCCAGGACCGCCGCAGCGGGCTCTTCACGTCCGAGGAACTTCCCCGGGGCATGCAGCGCCGGCCGTACGACTTCCCCGGCGACCCGGACCTCGCACACCTGATCGCGAGCAAGGCGGAGAAGCACTCCACCTGGATCACCGCGATCGACGACCACTCGCTGCCGATCTTCTACGCCACCACCAACCTCTGGGAGTTCCTCGGCCAGGGACTGCCCGAGAAGCGATGGATCTCGATCGGCGTCTGCCAGACCGCGGACGGCGAAGACGCCTACCGGCTGGGCCGGGCGCTGGGTGATGCGATCGCCGACTCCGACCGCAAGGCCGTCCTCATCGCCTCCGGCGCCATGTCGCACACGTTCTGGCCGCTACGCCAGCTCCGCGACCACGAGGCCGCGGGGCGCGAGCACATCCATTCACGGGAAGCCCTCGCCGCCGATCTCGAGCGGATCGAGTGGCTCGAAGCCGGAGACCACAAACGGGTCATCGACACGATGCCCGAGTTCCTCCGCGTCCGCCCCGAAGCGAAGTTCATGCACTACCAGATGATGATCGGCGCACTCGGCGAGGAGCAGTGCACCGCACCGGCCCGCCAGTACGGCGAGTACGAGAACTCGGTCGGCACCGGGCAGGTCCACCTGTGGTTCGACCGGCCCGACGGTGGCTTCCCCTCCCCCAAGGCGACGCCCGTCGATCCCGACTTCGTCCGCCAGAGCGGCGGTCCCGACCTACCCGCCGCAGGCTGA
- a CDS encoding TIGR03619 family F420-dependent LLM class oxidoreductase, translating to MTRPRMLMILTENGTTSGGNDLPTLVRWARCAEDAGFDAVMASEHVVLGPDAGANGIMGNPRAYALPGNQDPFTPWPNSIVLLSAIASVTEALRLVAGAILAPLRHPLLLARELGTLDLVSEGRLVVQPTVSWSRDEYAALSVPFDRRGRILDEQLDVLRRCWGPSPVSFQGEFFQFDDVYFEPKAYRPDGPRLWFGGQRLHASVLRRLVEYGHGFHPLGAPSDEDLQTLRTGLAASGRSPDELELIGGVRAVFPDDRSCADLGQAMSAIPAQVEQGYTTFCLKPSQFIDDGARIGAFCAEVMRRVDSI from the coding sequence ATGACTAGGCCGCGAATGCTGATGATCCTCACCGAGAACGGCACCACGTCGGGTGGGAACGATCTGCCGACGCTGGTGCGGTGGGCTCGTTGTGCGGAGGACGCGGGCTTCGACGCGGTGATGGCGAGCGAGCACGTGGTCCTCGGGCCGGATGCCGGCGCGAACGGAATCATGGGCAACCCCCGAGCGTACGCGCTCCCGGGCAACCAGGATCCGTTCACGCCGTGGCCGAACTCGATCGTGCTGCTGTCCGCGATCGCTTCGGTGACCGAGGCTCTGCGCTTGGTGGCGGGCGCAATTCTCGCGCCGCTGCGCCACCCGTTGTTGCTCGCGCGTGAACTGGGCACGCTCGATCTGGTCAGCGAGGGCCGGCTGGTGGTGCAGCCGACGGTGAGCTGGAGCCGGGACGAGTACGCCGCGCTGAGTGTGCCGTTCGACCGCCGGGGTCGAATCCTCGACGAGCAGTTGGACGTGCTGCGCCGGTGCTGGGGGCCGTCGCCGGTGAGCTTCCAGGGGGAGTTCTTCCAATTCGACGACGTGTACTTCGAGCCGAAGGCGTACCGGCCGGACGGCCCGCGATTGTGGTTCGGCGGACAGCGTCTGCACGCTTCGGTCCTGCGTCGGCTGGTCGAGTACGGGCACGGCTTCCACCCGTTGGGTGCACCGTCCGACGAGGATCTCCAGACCCTGCGGACCGGTCTCGCCGCGTCCGGCCGAAGTCCGGACGAGCTGGAGTTGATCGGCGGCGTCCGCGCGGTCTTCCCCGACGACCGCAGTTGTGCCGATCTGGGGCAGGCCATGTCCGCCATCCCGGCCCAGGTGGAGCAGGGCTATACGACGTTCTGCCTGAAGCCCTCCCAGTTCATTGATGACGGTGCGCGGATCGGTGCGTTCTGCGCGGAGGTGATGCGCCGCGTCGACAGCATATGA
- a CDS encoding type 1 glutamine amidotransferase, with the protein MSRLLVIQHDHLSPLGPVADRFVEHGYDLDYHLVVPALRFHTPGVSARFPDFTAFDAVLAMGAPWSTYDRPLIGGWVAPELEQLRRADRAGVPVLGICFGGQLLATAHGGSVAASPRPEIGWADVQSDHEAIVPAGPWFQWHFDRWSLPPGAVELARNAAASQVFVLRRNLAVQFHPELTSAMLAGWLGNGGAVNARNHGIDVDTLVVRTRAVEDEARRRTHGLVDGFLEHVVRA; encoded by the coding sequence ATGAGCCGGCTACTCGTCATCCAGCACGACCACCTCTCCCCACTGGGACCCGTCGCCGACCGGTTCGTCGAGCACGGCTACGACCTCGACTACCACCTGGTCGTTCCCGCCCTCCGCTTCCACACCCCCGGGGTGAGCGCGCGATTCCCGGACTTCACCGCGTTCGACGCGGTGCTCGCCATGGGCGCGCCGTGGTCGACCTACGACCGCCCGCTGATCGGCGGCTGGGTGGCGCCCGAGCTGGAGCAGTTGCGACGCGCCGACCGGGCCGGGGTCCCGGTGCTGGGTATCTGTTTCGGCGGTCAACTCCTCGCGACCGCGCACGGCGGCAGCGTCGCCGCGTCGCCGCGGCCCGAGATCGGCTGGGCCGACGTCCAGAGCGACCACGAGGCCATCGTTCCCGCCGGGCCGTGGTTCCAGTGGCACTTCGACCGGTGGTCACTCCCTCCGGGCGCGGTGGAGCTGGCGCGCAACGCTGCTGCCTCCCAGGTGTTCGTCCTCCGCCGCAACCTCGCAGTCCAGTTCCATCCCGAGCTCACCAGCGCCATGCTGGCCGGCTGGCTGGGCAACGGCGGCGCCGTCAACGCGCGGAACCACGGAATCGACGTGGACACGCTGGTGGTGCGGACGCGCGCCGTCGAGGACGAGGCGAGGCGGCGCACGCACGGCCTCGTCGACGGCTTCCTCGAACACGTCGTCCGAGCATGA
- a CDS encoding MarR family winged helix-turn-helix transcriptional regulator, with translation MTGSHTLRATEQAVEERLAGMSLDTSAMWAVSNIYRATTAIRNHLEQTVLRDTGLTWTGFVVLWVVWIWGEIETAQAAAEAGISKGTLTGVVKTLESYRHIKRVRHETDKRRVVLSMTPSGRKLMEGLFPQFNREEAFVVRGLSEAQRKDLANSLRTIVEELEQAPSRGEAVKRPR, from the coding sequence ATGACGGGATCGCACACGCTGCGGGCGACCGAGCAGGCAGTCGAAGAACGATTGGCCGGCATGTCGCTGGACACCAGCGCGATGTGGGCGGTCTCGAACATCTATCGAGCCACCACGGCCATTCGCAACCATCTCGAACAGACGGTTCTGCGGGACACCGGCTTGACCTGGACCGGCTTCGTCGTCCTCTGGGTGGTGTGGATCTGGGGTGAGATCGAGACCGCCCAGGCCGCGGCCGAGGCCGGCATCTCGAAGGGCACCCTGACCGGCGTCGTAAAGACGCTGGAGTCCTATCGGCACATCAAGCGGGTGCGGCACGAGACCGACAAGCGTCGGGTGGTGCTCTCGATGACTCCGTCGGGCCGCAAATTGATGGAAGGCCTCTTTCCGCAGTTCAACCGGGAAGAGGCCTTCGTGGTCCGCGGTCTGTCCGAGGCTCAGCGCAAGGACCTCGCCAACTCGCTCAGGACGATCGTCGAAGAGCTCGAGCAGGCGCCGTCCCGCGGCGAAGCGGTCAAGCGGCCGCGCTGA
- a CDS encoding acetoacetate decarboxylase family protein has protein sequence MSAMNGFLYPRTASGAASLIPAPPWYYSGDLLTVEYRTDPANVAALLPEPLEPAPEDPGAVAFIWADWQSCSAGREELLDPARSQYKEAFVVVRCSFRGVTYSRCVFIWVDKDFAIARGLHQGYPKKLGSMWQTRPHPFAHGAPQIGPGGVFGATLASYDRRLAEAVVTLREESESNGFVNGHPMAHHRIYPDISGEGDAYAELISSGASAFSGGQAWRGDAELRLFEAPTEELARLEVDEIIGGYYRQVGAEWNGGSTLARL, from the coding sequence ATGTCTGCGATGAACGGTTTCCTGTACCCCCGGACGGCGTCCGGCGCGGCGTCGCTGATCCCGGCGCCCCCGTGGTACTACTCCGGCGACCTCTTGACGGTCGAGTACCGCACCGATCCGGCGAACGTCGCGGCGCTTCTGCCCGAGCCGCTGGAGCCGGCGCCCGAGGACCCGGGCGCCGTCGCGTTCATCTGGGCGGACTGGCAGTCGTGCTCCGCCGGCCGCGAGGAGTTGCTGGATCCCGCCCGGTCCCAGTACAAGGAGGCCTTTGTCGTCGTGCGGTGCTCCTTCCGGGGCGTCACCTACTCGCGCTGCGTCTTCATCTGGGTGGACAAGGACTTCGCGATCGCGCGTGGCCTGCACCAGGGTTATCCGAAGAAGCTCGGGTCGATGTGGCAGACCCGGCCGCATCCGTTCGCTCACGGCGCCCCGCAGATCGGCCCCGGCGGCGTCTTCGGGGCCACCCTCGCGTCCTACGACCGGCGCCTCGCCGAGGCCGTGGTGACGCTCCGGGAGGAGTCGGAGAGCAACGGCTTCGTCAACGGGCACCCGATGGCACATCATCGCATCTACCCGGATATTTCCGGTGAAGGTGACGCCTATGCCGAGCTGATCTCCTCGGGTGCCAGCGCCTTCTCGGGCGGTCAGGCGTGGCGGGGCGACGCCGAGCTCCGGCTCTTCGAGGCGCCGACCGAGGAGCTGGCGCGGCTCGAGGTCGACGAGATCATCGGCGGCTACTACCGCCAGGTGGGCGCGGAGTGGAACGGCGGGTCGACCCTGGCCCGTCTCTAG
- a CDS encoding gamma-glutamyl-gamma-aminobutyrate hydrolase family protein, with translation MAEHRPLIAIPARFSVSASALRFAAEVTARALAEAVFAAGGEPLTIHPHAPGRLVDSAEVAARLSFADGVLLPGGGDLAARWTGQDPHPTLYDVDEEQDAFDLAVARHCLGLGVPLLAICRGLQVVNAVRGGRLIQDMDDEPAGPSHHRHRRHVVATEPWSRLAELVGEKIEVSCYHHQCIAELGSGMRAVARSEDGVIEAVEIDALPGWFLGLQWHPEDTAQPAVFQALVAAARA, from the coding sequence ATGGCTGAGCACCGGCCCCTGATCGCTATTCCGGCCCGCTTCTCCGTGTCCGCCTCGGCGCTACGGTTCGCCGCCGAGGTGACGGCGCGGGCGCTCGCCGAAGCGGTGTTCGCCGCCGGTGGTGAACCTCTGACGATCCATCCGCACGCGCCGGGACGACTGGTCGACTCGGCCGAGGTGGCAGCGCGCCTGTCGTTCGCCGACGGCGTCTTGTTACCGGGCGGTGGTGACCTGGCCGCACGCTGGACCGGCCAGGATCCGCACCCCACCCTCTACGACGTGGACGAGGAGCAGGACGCCTTCGATCTCGCCGTGGCCCGGCACTGCCTGGGTCTGGGCGTGCCCCTGCTGGCGATCTGCCGAGGCTTGCAGGTGGTCAACGCGGTGCGTGGCGGTCGCTTGATCCAGGACATGGACGACGAGCCCGCCGGTCCGTCGCACCACCGCCACCGCAGGCACGTCGTCGCCACCGAGCCCTGGTCCCGACTCGCGGAGCTGGTGGGCGAGAAGATCGAGGTGTCCTGCTACCACCACCAGTGCATCGCCGAACTCGGGAGCGGCATGCGGGCAGTGGCCCGCTCGGAGGACGGCGTGATCGAGGCCGTCGAGATCGACGCGCTTCCTGGCTGGTTCCTCGGGCTGCAGTGGCATCCGGAAGACACGGCACAGCCCGCCGTGTTCCAGGCGTTGGTCGCGGCCGCCCGCGCCTGA